GGCCATATGGCCCTGGATCAGCTCCATCGGGGCAGTCTGGAACCCTGGGTGATGCAGCGACGCCAGGAGGGCGCTGCGGCGGCCACGATCAACCACGGCTTGAAGGTGGTGCGGCGTATCCTGAATCTGGCGGCTTCGGAGTGGGTCGACGAGTACGGGATGACCTGGTTGTTGGCGGCACCCAAGATCAAGCTGCTGCCGGAAACCGATAGGCGTCCACCCTACCCGCTGACCTGGGAGGAGCAGACCCGGCTATTCAAGGAACTGCCGGGGCATCTGGAGAAGATGGCGCTGTTCGCCGTGAATACCGGCTGTCGTGATCAGGAGATCTGCAACCTGCGCTGGGACTGGGAGGTAGCGGTTCCGGAGCTGGGCACCCGAGTGTTCTTGATTCCGGGGACGCAGGTGAAGAACGGTGATGACCGGCTGGTGGTGCTGAACCGCATCGCGCTGTCGGTGGTGGAGTCACTGCGCGGGAGTCATCCCACGCACGTATTCACCTACCGGGGAAAGCCGGTGTTTCGGATGCTGAACTCGGCCTGGTTGAGGGCCCGGCAGAAAGCAGGGCTCCCGCAGGTGCGGGTCCACGATCTGAAACATACCTTTGGTCGTCGTCTTCGGGCAGCTGGGGTGAGTTTCGAGGATCGGCAGGATTTGCTGGGACATAGATCCGGCAGGATCACGACCCATTACTCGGCAGCCGAGCTGACGAAACTGTTAGATGCCGCGAATTCGGTCTGTGATCGAGAAGGAAACCAACCTCAGTTGGTGGTGTTACGGCGCAGGTATGCTGCCTAGAGGTCCCGCAAAATTCCCGCAAGGGGTTTTCTGGAAGCCAGAAAAATCTTCGTAACCTGTTGATTTATATGGTGCCCAGGGGCGGAATCGAACCACCGACACGAGGATTTTCAATCCACTGCTCTACCGACTGAGCTACCTAGGCGAAAACAAGCGGGAACTTTATCCCTGATAAGCCTGGGAGTCAAGCCTGGGGCACGGCCTGTTGGCCCAAAGCGGTAGTATCCCCTTCCTCCAATTCTAAAATGTGCAGCACCACCACCAACGTCATTCGCGACGCCCAGGTGCCGGTGCTGCTGTTGCGCTGATGCAGGACATCGGCCACTTCAGAGCCAAATTGCTCGCCGCCCGCGCCGCCCTGCGCCGCTGCGAGGACGGCAGCTATGGCGACTGCCTGGACTGCGAGGAACCCATAGACCCGCGCCGCCTGGGGCTGGACCCGGCCATTGCCCTGTGCATAGGCTGCGCGGAAAAGCGAAGTTACAAGCACAGGCGCTGAGAGATAATCTCCGGCAGCGGCGGGGCGAGGAGGGGGCGACTTTCGGCTTGACGGGCTGGCTGGGCATGGGCCAGGGCTAAGCTCTGGGGATGATGGCTGGAAACTGGGGCTGTATCTGCTCAGCCCCTCTTCCTTTTTTCAGTGGAACTGATAACCGGAGCTATTGCCTGATCCGCTGTTGCGCCCCTGGCCGCTGGTTGATTTCCCGCCGCCCAGGGGTTTGCCGCTGGCCATGGTTTGCGCCATCTTGGCGATGGCCTTGACGTAAACCCCGGCCTTGTTCCATTCCTTGAGTACCCCGTAGTTGTGGCTGCCCGGTTGCCAGCTGCCGCCGCGCTTCCAGCCGTATCCCTTGAGGTAATTGGCAGTAGAGGCGAGCACGTCGGCCGGGCTGTTGATCAGGTCGCGGCGGCCATTACCGTCGAAATCGACGGCGTACTTGTAATAGGCCTCGGCCATGAACTGGGTTTGGCCGATCTCGCCGGCCCAGGCCCCGCGCATCTGGCTGGGCCTCATGTCGCCGCGCTGGACGATGCGCAGGGCGCTGAGCAGATTGCGGCGAAAGAAGTCCGAACGGCGGCAGTCATAGGCGAGGGTGGCCAGCGAGGTGAAGATCGGCAGCATCTCGCCCTTGAAGGAGCCGTAATGGGTCTCCATGCCCCAGATGGAGACAGGGACTTCGATCGGTACGCCAAAGCGTTTCTCAATGCGCTCGGCCAGGGATTTGTTGGAGGCAATCCAGTTTCTACCCTGCTTTATCATGGCGTTGGAGACCCGGCGCTTGTAGAAGGCCTCAAACGACAGCTTCATGGAATGCTGGTTGCGATCCCGCTGGATCACCAGGGCGCTGTAGCTTACGCCCCCTAGGGCAGAATTCAGGGTTTTCTGGCTGATCCCCTCGGCCTGGGCCGATTGCTTGAAGCGCTTGAGCCAGGCGGAAAATCCGCCAGGGCCATTGCCGCAATCGGCCGCCAGGCTGGGGGCGACCGGGATGAATAGGCTGAGGATCAGGGCGGCAATTGCCAGGTATTTGTTTTCCATTGTAAATATCCAGTGAGATCGTGATCAGGGAGAAGCTGCATGGCAAATTCTACCCGCAAATTCCCATCGATTCCCGGTCAGATCCGGACCAGGTCCGAAGGCGGGTGCCTGGTTTATAATCCCAAGCGCCCGCCCCTCCCCATCACCCGAGCGGTTGCATGAGATCGAACCCAGCCGAATCCAGCATGAATAAGCCACAGCCTCCCCCCTTTGTCGTCGTCATCCCGGTTGCAGACCGGCCAGGTCATCTGCACAGCTGCCTTGCCAGCCTGCAGCAGCAGTTGCGCCACTATCCCTATGCCGATAATGACCGCATCTCGGTGCTGATTGCCGATGACTCCCTGCATAGCGCCAGCCTCGCCGCCCATGCCGAACTGGCGGCGCGCTTCAATGCCCAGGGACTGAGGATAGAGTATTTCGGCCAGACGCAGCAGTACCAGTTGCTGCAGGGCCTGGAGCGGAGCGGCCTGCAGGGCATCCTTGGCGACCTGCGGCCGGATCGGCTGGGCCACAAGGGGGCCTCGATCATGCGCAATCTCTGTTACCTGCACCTGGCCCGGCGCGTGCGCCAGCAGCCCGATCTGCTGATCTGGTTCATCGACAGCGACCAGGAGTTTCGCGTCATCGGCCCGGCCCAGAACGGCCAGGGGCAGGAGCAGGAGCAGTTTCTGGATTATTTCAACGCCCTGGCGCAGTTGTTCCAGGAGCCGTCGATTCAGGTGGTCACCGGCAAGGTAGTGGGTGACCCCCCGGTCTCCCCGGCGGTGATGGCGGCCAATTTCATTGCAGATGCCGGTGCCTTCCTGGGCCAGATGGGCCAGTTGGCGGCGGATGCCCCGTGCAGCTTCCATGGCCAGCCAGGGGCCGATACGGACGATGCCGCCTACCACGACATGGCCGAACTGTTTGGCTTTAGCCGCCCACAGGAGCCCTTTCGTTATCCATGCCCCCTGTCCGGCGCACACAGCCATGCCGACTGCCTGCGCCAGTTCACCCAGCGCCTCAACCGCTTTTTTGATGGCGAACACCCCACTCGCAGGAGCTATTACCGACCCCAGTCAGTGGCCGACAGCCTGACCGCCGCGCGTACCGTCTATACCGGTAATTACCTGTTGCGTGGCCAGGCGCTGAGGTTTTTCATCCCCTTCGCCCCGCTCAGGCTGCGCATGGCAGGCCCGCTGCTGGGGCGGTTGATCCGCGCCGAACTGGGGCCGGGCTTTGTTTCGGTCAATCTGCCGCTGCTGCATCGGCGCACCCTGGAGGGGCTGGGCCGCTCGGAGTTTCGCCCCGGCGTGGCCCGCCAGCATAGCGCGGTGGACCTCAGCGGTGAATTCGAGCGTCAGTTCTACGGCGATGTCCTGCTGTTTGCCATGGAGAAATTGCTGCAGCAGGGGTTCTTGGGACAGGGGCCGGGCCCGGTGCCGATTCGCCCCTGCCTGGATCAAACGACCGCTGCATTGCTCCAGCGCTATCAAGGGATGCAGCAAAACAGCCTACGCCGCCTGCAACGGCTCAGCCAACTGCAGGCCGAACCCCAGGCCTGGTGGCAAGGCAGGCAGGGGCTAGCCCAGGCACGGCAAGAGATCGACCGCTTCATTGCCAACTGCAAGGCCAATTTCGGCGAGCAGGCACCAGGATATACCAGGATCAAGCAAGTGGCCGCGCGCGAGGGAAGGCTGACGCAGATAGAACAGGCCATAGCCAACCATGCCGGGGATCGCGCCGCCTGGAACAAGACGCTAATGGATGGAACGGCTTGAGCTATTTTAAAAAGGGCATTTAGCCACAGAGCACACAGACAAAAACCAACCTGATTACCCATAAACCTCAGCCATCTTCAGGAGCTGGTACGGCATCGGTGGCGTTCGTGCAGCGGCCCAGCCCAGCCGGGGCAGGAGCGTCTCCAGAGCAAAGCGTCGGTTGAAGCGGTAGCAGTATTCAGCCAGATAGCGTGGCAGGTGCTTATGCTGCATGGCATGGTAAACACCCGTGACGGCATTCTTGACGTTGCCGATCATCGTGTTGACCCAGGTGAATTCCTCATGCTTTACGCTATCGGGACCGCCGCCGGTGACAATCGGGATGTGCTGACAATCCGCGGCCGTGACGGCGCGAAAGCAGGCCAGACCATCGCTGTAGACGGTGCTGCCGGGTGCCAACTGGTTGCGAGACCACTTCAGGATCTCGGCAGAGCGGAATCCCTTGACTACCTGTCGAGTCCCGGCGGTTCGCTACACCTCGCAGAGGACTTGCACCCCCAATCTCTCGCCAGCTTGTCCCGGCGCACCGGGTGTCCTTTTACGCCTGCCAGTAGTTGTTGAATACCAACACCGTTAAGCCATAGTTACAGGGGGTTGCAAGCCCAGTCGCTGCGCCCCCTTGGCAAAGTGCGCATCAAAAGTTGCCAGCCCGGCGCACAAACCAGACTGCGCCAAATGCAAAGCATCCGAAAAATCAAGACCGCTCCGATACCATGCCACTGCCTGCTCAACCGCGGCAGCACGGTCCACTACCAGGCTTTCGACGGCCAGCAGGTCATCGAACACAGCGGCCACCTCATCACATGGCATCTCGTAAACTCCACGTAGCACCCACTCCAGTTCCTCAACCACCGTTACCGGGATGAACAGCGCTTGCCCTGAAGACAACAGGGCTTGCGCACGTTGCTGCTGCGCCTGGGTGGCATCGTCCGCATCCTCCTCATCGACAATAGCGCGTGCCAAGATGTTGGTGTCCAGCGCAATCATCAATCGCCCGTCTTCGCCATGGCCTGTGCTATAGCTAAACCCTGCATTTCCTCGATGGAAACCGGTTTGCCGGTGTGTTTTACCCGACCCCACAATACCGAAGCCGGCTTTTTAATCGTGTTGGCCACAGGCTGAATCATGATCCCGCAACCATCAGGTGACAATTCAACCAACACGCGCGAGCCCGGCGCGAGGGCTACCTGCCTACAGATCTCAGCCGGCAAAACAACTTGTCGCTTCGCCGAAAGCGTCATCATCGTCATCGCGCATCTCCATTCAAAGACATTCGTCATCAGTATAGGGGCTGGCAGCCACCCGTTCAACACGGTTCAACACTTAACAGACGCCGGATTCAAGCTGCAAGTGCGCACCGCCCGCCGGCCTTCAGCGGTCAACAGCCGGCTTAAAAAGCCCTGTAGCCCGGATGCAGGCGCAAGCCGGGATCCGGGGTGGTGCCGCGCAGGGCCCTCAGAGGCGGAAATAGTGTTGCGACTTGTCGCTGAGCATAGCCATGATCGCCTCCTCGTCCGCCTCGGAGAGAATCCGGTGAATCTCACGGGCGATGGCGGCAAAGCGTGCTACCAACTCGGGGTCGAAGTGGCTGCCGGCATCCTCCTGAATGATCTGCATTGCCTGCTCGAAGGGGAAAGGCTCCTTGTAGGGTCGGCGTGAGGTCAGGGCGTCGAACACATCGACAATGGCGAATACCCGTGCGGTAAGCGGAATCTCCTCGCCCTTGAGGCCGCGGGGATAACCGCTGCCGTTGAATTTCTCATGGTGGCAGAGCACCACGTCCTCAGCCGCCGCGAGCCAGGAGGAGCGGTTGATGATATCCAGACCCAGGTTGACATGCTGCTGCATCACGCGAAATTCGTCCTCGGTGAGGCGGCCGGGCTTGAGCAGGATGTTATCGCTGATGCCGATCTTGCCCACGTCGTGGAGAAAGGCGCCGACGATCAGCCGGCGCAGTTCCTCGCCGGACATGGCCACCGCCTCGCCCAAGGCGATGGCATAGAGGGTGACCCGGTAGTTGTGGATGTTGGTATCCGAATCTCGCTTGGCGATGGCGCTGCCCAGCACCTCCAGCAGCTCCAGGTTGGCGCGCAGAATCTTGCGCGAGTTCTCGATCAGCTCGCGATTGAGCGACAGGATCACCGGATAGAGCACCAGAGTGGTAACCAGGATCACCCCCATGGCGATGAGCACCGAGGAGAGCACATCCTGCTGGATTTGCGCCACGGTCTCGGCATCGGCAACAAACACTCCCTCGAAATAGCCCTGCAGCTCGCCGACCTGATCCCGCAGGGGCAGTAGCACCATGAGAACGAACTCATCCAGCACCCAGTGTTTCTCGTAGCGGATTTCCTCACCCAGGGGGAAGGCATGGGCCTGGGCGGACAGGGCGTGCTCCAGTTCCTCACGTCCCTGCCCCACCAGCTCGACGATCTTCTGCTTGTGGCGATCGTAAATCTCCACCACGGCAAAGCGCCCGCGCCCCAACTCTTCGGCGATGGCCTTGATCTGCGCCGCCGATACCTCACCCTGGTTGTAACCGCGCAATTGCTCCACCGACAACTGCTGTTCCGCCGCCACCGCCAGGGCCAGCACCTTCTCGTCCACCCGCTCGGTCTCGAAGTAATAGACCAGCCCTGCGGTGAGGCTGGACAGCCCCAGCCAGGTCCAGAACAGACGAATCACCAGGGTTTTGCGGATGTTGATCATGGATGCGCGCCAGTACAGGGAACAGACACTGAATTATAGCGCCTGATGGGTCACACAATCGGGCCAAGTATCATGGGGCCACACCACAACAGAAAACCTGATTACCCACAAATCTCAGCCAATCGTATAGGGCGGCCCGTGGCCGCCGCTCAGCCACCAGGAGCCAGCTTCATTGCTGTGGCTTGGCGGCGGGCGCGGCCCGCCCTATGCCGCTGCCTGAAGACAGAGGACGGAAGACAGAATTTTGCGTCGCTGCGCGACAGGTTAATTATCGGGAGCATTACCCGCATGTCCCACCTCGATCAGCAAGCGGCTGGAACCGCGGGCAAGCCCGATCCCATTGGGCCTACCCTATTGCTGTGATACAAAATGACCAGCTTGAGCTGGAACAAATGGGTAATACTCCAGCCCCATTCCTTTCGGCGTCCTCTGCGTCCCATCGCATCGTCCCGTTCCCAAGTAGTAGCCTGGAAACGAGTGATGGCGAATCAGGCCAGCAGCCAGGCGTCAAAGGCGGCCAAGTGGTTTTCCGAGCCCGCCAGCAGGCGCTCAAATACGCCGATCAATGCCGTGCTTTCCAGCCCATTCACCAGGGAGCCTTGCAGGTCAGCGATATCGGCCTGTTCAATCGCCTGACCTACTGCCAGCGCGGCATCTGTCGAGACACTGCCCTCGGCCAGCATCTGGTTGTACAGCAGTTGCAGGTCGGCATTGACGAACTCGCCCTCGCCCAAGGCATTCAGGCCGGTCAGGTCCAGATCGGCGCGCTCGGCCTGACGAATCAAGGCATCGTAATGCCGGTCTTCCGCTTGGGCGATGCGGCCAAAGATCGCCAGGCCGGTCTGCTCGTAGAAAACCTGATAGAGGTCGCCGGCCAGTTTTTCTTCCTCAATCATGAACAGCAGGGAGTCGGTCTCGGCCGGGCTCAGACTGAGCGGCTGCGCCGCCTGCCCCTGACCACGACCGGGCCCACCAAAGGCATTGCCGAATGCCTTGACGTCCTGATTTTCTGCTATCTGATTCTCTGCACTGTTCGCCATTGAACCGCCGAAGGATTTGCCAAATTGATTTTTCATGTCATTGCTCTCTTTAAGTTAGATGATGAGGCGCAGATGGCGCCGATTCATACCGATATCTGATTACTTCTCATAGGACGGCCCGTGGCCACCGTGCCCTCTGCGTGAAGGCCCGGCTTTGCCAAGCGACCTGCCCTACCATTACAGGACCACGGGCCGCCCTACCCGGATTGGCTGAGGTTTGCAGGCAATCTGCAACTCAGTAGCTGGAAGGCACTGCGCTGGACCAGCCGCCGGACTGATCCCGGCTACGCTGCGCCCCCTGGCCGCCCAGGCTGGGATCGCGGGTCTGGCTGCGGCTTTGCTGGCCCTGACCAGCGCCTTGGCCGGAACCCTGGCCCTGGCGTTTCATCTGCCCTTGGCCCTGGCCATTGCCACCGCCGTAACCGCCACCCTTGCCCGCGGCCTCGGCGGTACCCAGCAAGGCCAGACTGGTGCCCAGGACCAGTGCCGCCATCAGATTTGTTTGGTGCATGATATCTATCTCCAAAATGGGTTGGTTGAATGCTAATTACCGCCCCCGTCCACGGCCCCGGCCGCCACCCATGCCGCGCTGGCCCATCGAACCCTGGCCTGAGCGCATTCGCTGCCGCGCCTCGTAGCCACTGCCATAGGGCATGCGACCGCGTCTCTGCCCCTGCCCGCTACTGCCCGCGCCAGCGTCTAGTTGGGGCAGTTGCACGCCGCCACCTGTGCCCTTGCCGCCATCGCCCCTGCCAGGGTTGGCCGATTCGGCCTGGTTATTGACCTGGGGCCAATCCAGCTCGGGAACGAAATGCAGGTTCAGAGGCTCTGCAGCCCGGCCTGATCCCGCCAGCCCTATCAAAGATAGGCCCAGCAGACCGATCAGAACCCGACGGGGGGATGACATCCTGGGGTTACCTGTGTAGTGAGTCGGTGAGTGCATTCTGTGACCTGACCGTATCCCCTTGATGTCGCGGACGCAACAGTGGGTTTCTGTGTGTTTCTGAATGTTTCCGCCGTTCCGGCGCGGCCGGTAGAGGGGTAAACTGGGGTGATGAATGTTGATCATAGCCCGCATATCCCCCCGCATATCCTGGTCGTCGATGACGACCCCGGACTCTGTCAGCTGCTGGCGGAATATCTCAGCGGCAACGGCTTCAAGGTCACTGCCGTGGCCGAGGGCAATGCCATGCGGCAGGCCCTGCGGCAACGGCCCGATGCTCTGGTGCTGGACCTGATGCTGCCCGGCGAGGACGGCCTGAGCCTGGCCCGCTGGGTACGCGGCAGCGCGGAGCTGGCCGAGCTGCCGATCCTCATGCTCTCCGCCCGTGGTGAAGAGATCGACCGCATCATCGGCCTGGAGGTGGGTGCCGATGACTACCTGGCCAAGCCCTTCAACCCGCGTGAACTGCTCGCCCGCCTGCGCGCCCTGCTGCGCCGCTCTCGTCCGGCATCCCCTGAGACCACCGACAGCGCCAGTCAGCCAGGTTTTGGCCCCTTCCTGCTCGATCTCCAGGCCCATCGCCTGCTGCGGGATGGGCTGGAGATCGCCCTGACCAGCGCCGAGTTCGACCTGTTGCGCCTGTTTGTCGAGCGGCCTAACCGGGTGCTGTCGCGGGATGCCCTTATCGACGCCCTCAAGGGCTTCGAGCGCAATCCCTATGACCGCAGCATCGATATCCGCGTCACCCGCCTGCGCCGCAAGATCGAACCCGATCCGGCGACACCGACCTACATCCGCACCATCCGTGGCGAGGGCTATCTGTTCAACCCCCGTGGCGACAGCCTGTGAGCCGCCGCCAGCGAGCACCCAGCCTGGCGCGGCAGAATGCCTGGTCGCTGGCGCTGGCCTTCATCCTGTTTGAGCTGATTGCGGCGGCGGCCATGATCGCCCTGGTCATGGCCCCCATGGCCCGGCGCGCCAGCGAGGACCTGGCCGGGCTGATGCTGCTCGCGGCGCAGACCTACAGCGAGCTGCCACCTGAGACGCGGCTGGATTTTCAGATCGAACTGGCCGCCACCCACCAGCTGCGCCTGCGTTCACGCCTGCCCGAGATCCATGAGAGCGGCTGGCACGGCATCTATATCCAAGCCCTAACCAAGGCCCTGGCGGAGAAGACCGGCGCGCCGCGCCCGCTGATCCAGAGCCTGGAACAGGGCGAGGCCTGGTTCTGGACCGCCCTGCCCTCCGGCGAGGCCAGCCTGGTGGTGGGCTTTCCCGCCAGCCGTGTCGGCACCCATCCGCTGCAGATGCTGGTCTTCAGCCTGGTCAACGGCCTGCTGCTGGCGGGGCTAATCGCCTTGTTGCTGGCGCGGCGCATCACCCGGCCCCTGGCACGGCTGGAGCAGGCGCTGAATCGGGTCGGCCAGGGTGAAACGCCGGAACTGCTGGCAGAATCCGGACCGCGCGAGCTGGCCACCCTGGCGCGCCACTTCAATCAGATGGCGCGCCAGGTACAGGAGCTGCTCAGCGCCCGCACCACCCTGCTGGCCGGCATCTCCCACGATCTGCGCACCCCGCTGGCGCGCCTGCGCCTGGCCCTGGCCCTGCTGGCGCAGCGGCCACAGGCGCAGCTGATCGAGCGCATGGAGCAGGATGTGGAGGCGATGGATCGGCTGATTGCCGATGTGCTCGACCTGGCCCGAGGCCTGGCCAGCGAGGAGGCGCAGACGCTGGAGCTCTGCGCCCTGCTGCGGGAAATCAGCGCCCAATACGCGCCGCAGCGCTTGCAACTGGACTGCCCGCAGCAGGTGATGGATATTGGCCTCAATCTTAGGCCCCAGGCCCTGCGCCGGGTGCTGAGCAATCTGATCGACAACGCCCTGCGCTATGCCGCCGAAGGGCCGGTGCAACTGGTCCTGGAGCAGACGCAGGGCCAGGTGCGCATCGGCGTGCTGGATCAGGGCCCCGGCATCCCCGAGGACCAGCTGCAGGCAGTGTTTCGCCCCTTTCACCGGGTGGAGGCCTCGCGCAGCCCGGATACCGGCGGCTCTGGCCTGGGCCTGGCCATAGTCCAGCAACTGGCCCTGGCCAACGGCTGGCGCATCGCGCTGCACAACCGCCCCGGCGGCGGCCTGGCCGTCTGGCTGGAGTTACTCTGAACCTGACGATCATGGGGCGAGACGGCCACCCCGGAAAAAGAAAGTCCTCTCGACTCGGGCTCCAGGCTTCGTCCTACCTCCTCCATCCCTGGAGTCGTCGACTCGGGCTCCAGGCTTCGTCCTACCTCCTCCATCCCTGGAGTCGTCGACTCGGGCTCCAGGCTTCGTCCTACCTCCTCCATCCCTGGAGTCG
This is a stretch of genomic DNA from gamma proteobacterium SS-5. It encodes these proteins:
- a CDS encoding response regulator yields the protein MNVDHSPHIPPHILVVDDDPGLCQLLAEYLSGNGFKVTAVAEGNAMRQALRQRPDALVLDLMLPGEDGLSLARWVRGSAELAELPILMLSARGEEIDRIIGLEVGADDYLAKPFNPRELLARLRALLRRSRPASPETTDSASQPGFGPFLLDLQAHRLLRDGLEIALTSAEFDLLRLFVERPNRVLSRDALIDALKGFERNPYDRSIDIRVTRLRRKIEPDPATPTYIRTIRGEGYLFNPRGDSL
- a CDS encoding AbrB/MazE/SpoVT family DNA-binding domain-containing protein gives rise to the protein MTMMTLSAKRQVVLPAEICRQVALAPGSRVLVELSPDGCGIMIQPVANTIKKPASVLWGRVKHTGKPVSIEEMQGLAIAQAMAKTGD
- a CDS encoding TraR/DksA C4-type zinc finger protein, which translates into the protein MQDIGHFRAKLLAARAALRRCEDGSYGDCLDCEEPIDPRRLGLDPAIALCIGCAEKRSYKHRR
- a CDS encoding HD-GYP domain-containing protein — encoded protein: MINIRKTLVIRLFWTWLGLSSLTAGLVYYFETERVDEKVLALAVAAEQQLSVEQLRGYNQGEVSAAQIKAIAEELGRGRFAVVEIYDRHKQKIVELVGQGREELEHALSAQAHAFPLGEEIRYEKHWVLDEFVLMVLLPLRDQVGELQGYFEGVFVADAETVAQIQQDVLSSVLIAMGVILVTTLVLYPVILSLNRELIENSRKILRANLELLEVLGSAIAKRDSDTNIHNYRVTLYAIALGEAVAMSGEELRRLIVGAFLHDVGKIGISDNILLKPGRLTEDEFRVMQQHVNLGLDIINRSSWLAAAEDVVLCHHEKFNGSGYPRGLKGEEIPLTARVFAIVDVFDALTSRRPYKEPFPFEQAMQIIQEDAGSHFDPELVARFAAIAREIHRILSEADEEAIMAMLSDKSQHYFRL
- a CDS encoding lytic murein transglycosylase, coding for MENKYLAIAALILSLFIPVAPSLAADCGNGPGGFSAWLKRFKQSAQAEGISQKTLNSALGGVSYSALVIQRDRNQHSMKLSFEAFYKRRVSNAMIKQGRNWIASNKSLAERIEKRFGVPIEVPVSIWGMETHYGSFKGEMLPIFTSLATLAYDCRRSDFFRRNLLSALRIVQRGDMRPSQMRGAWAGEIGQTQFMAEAYYKYAVDFDGNGRRDLINSPADVLASTANYLKGYGWKRGGSWQPGSHNYGVLKEWNKAGVYVKAIAKMAQTMASGKPLGGGKSTSGQGRNSGSGNSSGYQFH
- a CDS encoding DUF2202 domain-containing protein, encoding MKNQFGKSFGGSMANSAENQIAENQDVKAFGNAFGGPGRGQGQAAQPLSLSPAETDSLLFMIEEEKLAGDLYQVFYEQTGLAIFGRIAQAEDRHYDALIRQAERADLDLTGLNALGEGEFVNADLQLLYNQMLAEGSVSTDAALAVGQAIEQADIADLQGSLVNGLESTALIGVFERLLAGSENHLAAFDAWLLA
- a CDS encoding HAMP domain-containing protein gives rise to the protein MIALVMAPMARRASEDLAGLMLLAAQTYSELPPETRLDFQIELAATHQLRLRSRLPEIHESGWHGIYIQALTKALAEKTGAPRPLIQSLEQGEAWFWTALPSGEASLVVGFPASRVGTHPLQMLVFSLVNGLLLAGLIALLLARRITRPLARLEQALNRVGQGETPELLAESGPRELATLARHFNQMARQVQELLSARTTLLAGISHDLRTPLARLRLALALLAQRPQAQLIERMEQDVEAMDRLIADVLDLARGLASEEAQTLELCALLREISAQYAPQRLQLDCPQQVMDIGLNLRPQALRRVLSNLIDNALRYAAEGPVQLVLEQTQGQVRIGVLDQGPGIPEDQLQAVFRPFHRVEASRSPDTGGSGLGLAIVQQLALANGWRIALHNRPGGGLAVWLELL
- a CDS encoding IS1595 family transposase, giving the protein MLKWSRNQLAPGSTVYSDGLACFRAVTAADCQHIPIVTGGGPDSVKHEEFTWVNTMIGNVKNAVTGVYHAMQHKHLPRYLAEYCYRFNRRFALETLLPRLGWAAARTPPMPYQLLKMAEVYG
- a CDS encoding type II toxin-antitoxin system VapC family toxin codes for the protein MMIALDTNILARAIVDEEDADDATQAQQQRAQALLSSGQALFIPVTVVEELEWVLRGVYEMPCDEVAAVFDDLLAVESLVVDRAAAVEQAVAWYRSGLDFSDALHLAQSGLCAGLATFDAHFAKGAQRLGLQPPVTMA
- a CDS encoding site-specific integrase — translated: MGRKKTPGLVKRQGIWHIDKHIGGRRVCQSTGTDQLEEAERFLARLTEEDRQASVYGVRPKRTFEQAAAKFVLENQHKRSLISDISRLKLLMPWIGHMALDQLHRGSLEPWVMQRRQEGAAAATINHGLKVVRRILNLAASEWVDEYGMTWLLAAPKIKLLPETDRRPPYPLTWEEQTRLFKELPGHLEKMALFAVNTGCRDQEICNLRWDWEVAVPELGTRVFLIPGTQVKNGDDRLVVLNRIALSVVESLRGSHPTHVFTYRGKPVFRMLNSAWLRARQKAGLPQVRVHDLKHTFGRRLRAAGVSFEDRQDLLGHRSGRITTHYSAAELTKLLDAANSVCDREGNQPQLVVLRRRYAA